The genomic DNA ACACCGGTACCGGGTAATGAAAAATACGTCGGTCGCACGATTGATGAACTGTTCCGTTTAGGTGCCAATGTTTATTACAGCGCAGCTAATCCGGGAATTCACGTTTCCGGACACGGAAGCCAAGAAGAACTCAAACTGATGTTGAATCTGATGAAACCTAAATTCTTCTTGCCAATTCATGGTGAGTTCAGAATGCAACGTCGTCATGCCCTCCTTGCCGAATCGGTAGGTGTAGAGCCGGACAACATTTTCATCACAGATATCGGTGAAGTTATTGAAATTCAGAACGGTGGAGCACGCAGAGCTGGTAAGGTTACAGCGGGCAACGTGTTAATCGACGGACTGGGTGTAGGAGATGTAGGGAATATCGTATTACGCGACCGCAAATTGCTGTCACAGGACGGTATTTTGGTTGTTGTTGTCACCCTGAGCAAGCAGGACGGCACGATCAAGTCCGGACCGGATATCATTTCCCGTGGTTTCGTATATGTTCGTGAATCGGAAGGTTTGCTGGATGAGGCGAATCGCATTGTCTCAAGCACACTGCATAAGCTCATGAGCGAGAATGTAAATGAATGGGCTTCCCTTAAAACAAACGTCAAGGATGCGCTGGGTCGCTTCTTGTATGAGCAAACTCGTCGCAGACCGATGATTTTGCCAATCATTATGGAAGTGTGATTCAATTGAAATTTGCTCAAAAACCTGAATTAAAAACTTAAGTCACAGGCACACAGTCGCCTCTCTTCCCGCAGGAAATATTGGACGGTTTCCGCGGGAGGGGAGGCTTTTTTGGCTTTTCCGGGTGAGGAAAGAAGGAAAGCCATGGGGGCGGGTATAAAATATTCCATTTCCATCCCATACTATAGGGTGAACACGGGTCACAAAGACGCGTAAAGCGAAAGGAAGGTCGCCCACATGGAACAATACAGCAATCTATTATCCGGCAGACAAGAAACGGAAGCACCGGATCAACCTATGCCTGAAGTTGGGCAAAGACCCATTTCCCCTGCTATGGAGGCCTTGCAGCAACTGGGACAAACCTCCATGCCCGGAAGCGAATCCAATATTTTTTGCATGACAATCATTGGTCAGATTGAAGGGCATCTGGTTTTGCCACCGCAAAACAAAACGACCAAATACGAGCACATTATTCCCCAGCTGGTAGCAGCGGAGCAAAATCCACATATTGAAGGCTTAATGATTCTGCTAAATACAGTAGGTGGGGATGTCGAGGCAGGGCTGGCTATTGCTGAAATGATCGCTTCAATGAGTAAACCGACGGTGACCATTGTCATTGGAGGCGGGCATAGTATCGGTGTACCTATCGCTGTCTCGTCCACCTATTCTTATATTGCCGAGAGCGCGACGATGACCATTCACCCGATTCGTATGAATGGCTTGGTTATCGGAGTTCCACAAACGTTTGAATATATGGAAAAAATGCAGGAGCGTGTTGTACGTTTTGTGGTTTCCCATTCGCGTATTACCGAGGAGCGGTTTAAGGAGCTTATGTTTAAAACCGGTGAACTGAATCGGGATATTGGTACTGCGGTTGGGGGAGCCGATGCAGTGAAATATGGCTTGATGGACGCGGTTGGTGGCATCGGAGAAGCATTGAAACAACTGAACACCATTATTGAATCTCGACGTCAGCAAAATGGGATTACAGGGACTCAGCAGCAGACTCCGTTCGTGCCTTTCCCCCCCAATGCTACAGATACCTCGACTGGAACGCTTCCTAATGAGCATAGTGGGGAGTTGCCTCAATGACATTATATACCGTAATGCCAATGGAAATGGTGTGGGAGGGCATGTGGAAGGAGGCGAAGGCGTTTGCAGAGATTCGGGTTGACGGTTTACTTATGCAGGTGCAGCCGCTCGAAAGTCGCAGAGGGATTATCGTGCGATTGCTAGATTGTCCGCTGGCGACTTACCTTAATCCGCGTTATGCACCTGGACAAGTCATCGAATGGTCGTAGAAGGTGTCGAATAGGACGAAAATAGGTCGTTTAATGTTGGAAAAGAACATATGTGCGGATACCTGGTGACGTGGTATAATATTCTTCTGGGGGGTGACCTTGAATGTCCAGAAGAAGGAAAAGGAAAAAGAAAGCCGCGTTTGGCGGAGTTCTAAAATTCGAAGTTTACGGCATTGTGCTGATTACATTGGCGGTCATTGCGCTGTCGGGTGAAGCGGCAGTCGGTCGGTCGCTATCCAAGATGTTTGGGCTGGTACTGGGGAAATTTTATTTTGTCATACCCCTGATTGGCATTTATTACGGTCTGATGGTGATGATTCACCGCAAATGGCCAAACCAGTGGAACTCACGTAAAACGGGGCTGTTGCTACTGGTATTTGCCTTTACGCTTATGAGCTCTATTTCATCTATGGAGCAGCGTTTGGGGCCGATTAATGCACTTCAACCAGGCGGGGTGATGAGCCAGATACATATAGATATGCGTGAGCAGTTGCTGTCGCCTGACAAGGAAGGCCATACCTCAATGCTGAATAAGGATATTAGCGGGGGGTACATCGGCGCATTGCAGCTTACCGTGCTGTTGTGGCTGTTTGGTCTTATGGGTGCCAAGCTGATTATGATTGTAATGTTTGTGATTTGTTTTATGCTGCTGACCCAACTGTCTTATGTGGATCTGGTGCGAATTGTTCGGACGAAGCTGCTGGCGGCAGGGGGAAGCGTTCGAAAAAAATGGATTGGTAAAGCCACTCCACTTTCGGCATCTGTCAGAGGTACTGGGAATAAAAAAATCAAGTCCGAGACGATTCCTGCGTATGAGGAAGATATGGATGATGATTTTGATGAAATGCAGCCTCCTGCACGTAAGCAGCCGATTTTCTTTCAGCTGTTTGGTCTTAAAAAACCGGCTGGAGAGGACAAGTATGATCGTTCCGTTCATGCTGATGAGGTTGATCATGAGCCTGCTTATGAAGCTGAGGAAGCACAGCCCTTGTGGAGAGATGCCAAGCAAGCAGAAGAATTGCCCGATACTGTTGAACACTTAGAGGAGGAAGCTTCTGTTCCGATAAAAAGGTCACCGATCATTCGGGATTTCTTCGAGCAGGTGAAGCATGAGGAAAAAAGACCTGAGGATGAATCAGAGGCATCCTTGGCTGGGTCAGAGCAGACGGATTCAGCTTATGATGAGTCGCTGGATGACAACTTTATAGATGCCGCTGTGAACACAGACACGGACGGTATGGCAACAATAGGTCATAATACACCGGACAGTGCAGACGGACGGGCCCAAGTGAATGCAACGGGGACGTCAGGCGAAGAGACTGAGGGCACAACTGCGGCCATTCCTACTCCACCGCCACCCAAGCCTTACAAGCTCCCTTCGTTCCGTTTGCTTGCCAAGCCACAAAACGTGGGCAAGGGTCTTGGGCAAAAGGATTACATGCAAACGGCACGCAAGCTGGAGGCCACATTGGAAAGCTTTGGCGTACGGGCAAAGGTACTGGAGGTTGTCCGTGGACCTGCGGTGACTCGTTATGAAATTCAGCCGGACATTGGTGTGAAGGTCAGCCGTATTGTGAGCCTGACGGATGACATT from Paenibacillus sp. FSL R10-2782 includes the following:
- a CDS encoding ATP-dependent Clp protease proteolytic subunit, whose amino-acid sequence is MEQYSNLLSGRQETEAPDQPMPEVGQRPISPAMEALQQLGQTSMPGSESNIFCMTIIGQIEGHLVLPPQNKTTKYEHIIPQLVAAEQNPHIEGLMILLNTVGGDVEAGLAIAEMIASMSKPTVTIVIGGGHSIGVPIAVSSTYSYIAESATMTIHPIRMNGLVIGVPQTFEYMEKMQERVVRFVVSHSRITEERFKELMFKTGELNRDIGTAVGGADAVKYGLMDAVGGIGEALKQLNTIIESRRQQNGITGTQQQTPFVPFPPNATDTSTGTLPNEHSGELPQ
- a CDS encoding YlzJ-like family protein, giving the protein MTLYTVMPMEMVWEGMWKEAKAFAEIRVDGLLMQVQPLESRRGIIVRLLDCPLATYLNPRYAPGQVIEWS
- a CDS encoding DNA translocase FtsK 4TM domain-containing protein; the protein is MSRRRKRKKKAAFGGVLKFEVYGIVLITLAVIALSGEAAVGRSLSKMFGLVLGKFYFVIPLIGIYYGLMVMIHRKWPNQWNSRKTGLLLLVFAFTLMSSISSMEQRLGPINALQPGGVMSQIHIDMREQLLSPDKEGHTSMLNKDISGGYIGALQLTVLLWLFGLMGAKLIMIVMFVICFMLLTQLSYVDLVRIVRTKLLAAGGSVRKKWIGKATPLSASVRGTGNKKIKSETIPAYEEDMDDDFDEMQPPARKQPIFFQLFGLKKPAGEDKYDRSVHADEVDHEPAYEAEEAQPLWRDAKQAEELPDTVEHLEEEASVPIKRSPIIRDFFEQVKHEEKRPEDESEASLAGSEQTDSAYDESLDDNFIDAAVNTDTDGMATIGHNTPDSADGRAQVNATGTSGEETEGTTAAIPTPPPPKPYKLPSFRLLAKPQNVGKGLGQKDYMQTARKLEATLESFGVRAKVLEVVRGPAVTRYEIQPDIGVKVSRIVSLTDDIALALAAKDIRMEAPIPGKSAIGIEVPNNEVSIVTMREVMETTVFQESVSNLSIAFGRDIAGQTIVGNLAKMPHLLVAGATGSGKSVCINGIITSILYKAKPDEVKFLMVDPKMVELNVYNGIPHLLAPVVTDPKRASLALKKIVVEMEKRYELFSKSGTRNIEGYNNLMKDNPAAFLPYIVVIVDELADLMMVAAGDVEDAIARLAQMARAAGIHLIIATQRPSVDVITGVIKANIPSRIAFGVSSQVDSRTILDMGGAEKLLGRGDMLFMPMGASKPVRVQGAFMSDQEVENIVNYVREQGEAQYDETLVPEIEEVSANADEMLDELYDQAVNIILEAKQASVSLLQRRMRIGYTRAARLIDSMEARGVIGPYEGSKPREVLISLEQYQQNKVSS